The proteins below come from a single Streptomyces sp. SCSIO 75703 genomic window:
- a CDS encoding hydantoinase/oxoprolinase family protein, which translates to MRIGVECGGTFTDLVVLDDDGALRATAKVFSTPADPSHAVIEAIDALPEGLREGALLLHGSTVATNALLERRGPRLGLLVTRGFRDLLTLQRQDRDRMYDLRYVKPAPLVPRELVREVDERVTATGEVAVALDEESVLHAVKELLARDVTAIAVCLLHSYGNPAHERRVAELIGSLAPELPVSLSCSVAREFREYERTSTTAVDAFVRPAVAGYLDRLAAETARRGIAGLQVMQSNGGAVPVPVVTARPVTMLLSGPAAGVSGAVAVAESAGLGDVVTMDMGGTSTDVALVVDGAPRLTPEVSVDGLPVRVPMVDITTVGAGGGSVVGVDSGGLLTVGPRSAGSHPGPACYGRGGRLPTVTDADAVLGLLGPRPMMAGRFPLDLPAAESAFAPLAARLGRTVGEAAWSAHQLANVAMAGAIRVASVERGHDPRGLTLLAYGGAGPVHAAGVADELGMRRVVIAPHSGLASAYGLLVSGFRREFARTVLVPADALDADRLRALLDAVTGEAHAELAGQGVDPATVRDGWSVDMRYAGQGFELAVPLPDDGPDRVGRLVAAFHALHARRFGHADPGAAVQVVTLRLSTTRPRPSVALPEVAHRPDAARVPSTVLEQGEPRAAVTLPREALAPGAVLPGPAVLTDASSTAYVPGGWTATVDPATNLVLTRS; encoded by the coding sequence ATGCGCATTGGTGTCGAATGCGGTGGCACCTTCACCGACCTGGTCGTCCTGGACGACGACGGCGCGCTGCGGGCCACCGCGAAGGTCTTCTCGACGCCCGCGGACCCGTCGCACGCGGTGATCGAGGCGATCGACGCCCTCCCCGAGGGGCTGCGCGAGGGGGCCCTGCTGCTGCACGGCAGCACGGTCGCCACCAACGCGCTGCTGGAGCGCCGCGGCCCCCGGCTCGGCCTGCTGGTCACCCGCGGTTTCCGCGATCTGCTCACGCTCCAGCGCCAGGACCGCGACCGCATGTACGACCTGCGGTACGTCAAGCCGGCCCCGCTGGTGCCGCGGGAGCTGGTGCGCGAGGTCGACGAGCGGGTCACGGCCACGGGCGAGGTCGCCGTGGCCCTGGACGAGGAGAGCGTGCTCCACGCGGTCAAGGAGCTGCTGGCCCGGGACGTCACGGCGATCGCCGTGTGCCTGCTGCACTCCTACGGCAATCCCGCCCACGAGCGCCGGGTGGCCGAGCTGATCGGCTCGCTGGCACCGGAGCTGCCGGTGTCGCTGTCCTGCTCGGTGGCGCGGGAGTTCCGCGAGTACGAGCGCACCAGCACCACCGCCGTCGACGCCTTCGTGCGGCCCGCCGTCGCCGGGTACCTGGACCGGCTGGCCGCCGAGACCGCCCGGCGCGGCATCGCCGGGCTCCAGGTGATGCAGTCCAACGGCGGCGCCGTACCGGTGCCCGTGGTGACCGCGCGCCCGGTGACGATGCTGCTGTCGGGCCCGGCCGCCGGGGTCAGCGGCGCCGTCGCGGTCGCCGAGTCCGCCGGGCTGGGCGACGTCGTGACCATGGACATGGGCGGCACCAGCACCGACGTGGCCCTGGTGGTCGACGGTGCGCCGCGGCTGACGCCCGAGGTGAGCGTCGACGGGCTCCCGGTCCGGGTGCCGATGGTCGACATCACCACCGTCGGCGCCGGCGGCGGCAGCGTCGTCGGCGTGGACAGCGGCGGCCTGCTCACCGTCGGCCCGCGCAGCGCCGGCTCGCACCCCGGTCCCGCCTGCTACGGCCGGGGCGGACGACTGCCCACGGTCACCGACGCCGACGCGGTGCTCGGGCTGCTCGGGCCGCGGCCGATGATGGCCGGCCGCTTCCCGCTGGACCTGCCGGCCGCCGAGTCCGCCTTCGCCCCGCTCGCCGCCCGGCTGGGCCGTACGGTGGGCGAGGCCGCCTGGTCCGCCCACCAGTTGGCCAACGTGGCGATGGCCGGCGCCATCCGGGTCGCCTCGGTCGAACGCGGCCACGACCCGCGCGGCCTGACCCTGCTCGCCTACGGCGGCGCCGGCCCGGTGCACGCCGCGGGCGTGGCGGACGAGCTCGGCATGCGCCGCGTCGTGATCGCCCCGCACTCCGGACTGGCCTCCGCCTACGGGCTGCTGGTCTCCGGTTTCCGGCGGGAGTTCGCCCGCACCGTCCTCGTGCCCGCCGACGCCCTCGACGCGGACCGGCTGCGCGCGCTGCTCGACGCCGTCACCGGGGAGGCCCACGCCGAACTCGCCGGGCAGGGCGTCGACCCCGCCACCGTGCGGGACGGCTGGAGCGTCGACATGCGCTACGCCGGACAGGGCTTCGAGCTGGCGGTACCGCTGCCGGACGACGGCCCCGACCGGGTCGGCCGGCTGGTCGCCGCCTTCCACGCCCTGCACGCCCGGCGCTTCGGGCACGCCGACCCCGGCGCCGCGGTCCAGGTGGTCACGTTGCGGCTGAGCACCACCCGGCCCCGCCCCTCCGTCGCCCTGCCCGAGGTCGCCCACCGGCCCGACGCCGCGCGCGTGCCGTCGACGGTGCTGGAGCAGGGCGAACCGCGCGCCGCCGTGACCCTGCCCCGGGAGGCGCTCGCCCCCGGCGCCGTCCTGCCCGGACCGGCGGTGCTCACCGACGCGTCCTCCACCGCCTACGTCCCCGGCGGCTGGACCGCGACGGTCGACCCGGCCACCAACCTCGTCCTCACCAGGAGCTGA
- the allB gene encoding allantoinase AllB, with product MSEAELVLRSTRVVTPEGTRPAAIAVRGGTITAVLPHDAPVPAGARLEDAGDRAVLPGLVDTHVHVNDPGRAEWEGFPTATRAAAAGGITTLVDMPLNSLPPTTTTAHLETKRRAAAGRTHVDVGFWGGALPGNTRDLRPLHEAGVFGFKAFLSPSGVDEFPHLDQDQLARSLAEIAAFDGLLIVHAEDPHHLAAAPQRGGPRYADFLASRPRDAEDTAIATLVAQAARFGARVHVLHLSSADALPLIVRARAEGVRLTVETCPHYLTLTAEEVPDGASEFKCCPPIREAANRDLLWQALADGTIDCVVTDHSPSTADLKTDDFATAWGGISGLQLSLSAVWTEARGRGHTLDDVVRWMSAATARLAGLDGRKGAIAPGHDADFAVLAPEETFTVDPAALHHRNRVTAYAGRTLHGVVTSTWLRGRRVMADGRLTGPQGRLLTPTP from the coding sequence GTGTCCGAAGCTGAACTGGTGCTGCGCTCGACACGCGTGGTCACGCCCGAGGGGACGCGCCCCGCCGCGATCGCGGTGCGCGGCGGCACCATCACGGCCGTCCTGCCGCACGACGCCCCCGTCCCGGCGGGCGCCCGGCTGGAGGACGCCGGCGACCGGGCGGTCCTGCCCGGACTGGTCGACACCCACGTGCACGTCAACGACCCCGGGCGGGCCGAATGGGAGGGCTTCCCCACCGCCACCCGCGCCGCGGCGGCCGGCGGCATCACCACCCTGGTCGACATGCCGCTCAACTCCCTGCCGCCCACCACGACCACCGCCCACCTGGAGACCAAACGACGGGCCGCCGCCGGCCGGACCCACGTCGACGTCGGCTTCTGGGGCGGGGCCCTGCCCGGCAACACCAGGGACCTGCGCCCGCTGCACGAGGCCGGCGTCTTCGGCTTCAAGGCGTTCCTGTCGCCCTCGGGCGTGGACGAGTTCCCCCACCTCGACCAGGACCAGCTCGCCCGGTCCCTCGCCGAGATCGCCGCCTTCGACGGGCTGCTGATCGTGCACGCCGAGGACCCGCACCACCTCGCCGCCGCCCCGCAGCGCGGCGGCCCCCGGTACGCCGACTTCCTCGCCAGCCGCCCCCGCGACGCCGAGGACACCGCCATCGCGACGCTCGTCGCCCAGGCCGCACGGTTCGGTGCCCGCGTCCACGTGCTCCACCTCTCCTCCGCCGACGCCCTGCCGCTGATCGTCCGCGCACGGGCCGAGGGCGTGCGCCTCACCGTGGAGACGTGCCCCCACTACCTCACCCTCACCGCGGAGGAAGTCCCCGACGGGGCAAGCGAGTTCAAGTGCTGTCCGCCCATCCGCGAGGCCGCCAACCGCGACCTGCTCTGGCAGGCCCTCGCCGACGGCACCATCGACTGCGTGGTCACCGACCACTCGCCGTCCACCGCCGACCTGAAGACCGACGACTTCGCCACCGCCTGGGGCGGCATCTCCGGCCTCCAGCTCAGCCTCTCCGCCGTGTGGACCGAGGCCCGCGGGCGCGGCCACACCCTGGACGACGTGGTCCGCTGGATGTCCGCGGCCACCGCCCGCCTCGCCGGGCTCGACGGCCGCAAGGGCGCCATCGCGCCCGGCCACGACGCCGACTTCGCGGTCCTCGCCCCCGAGGAGACCTTCACCGTCGACCCGGCCGCGCTGCACCACCGCAACCGCGTCACCGCGTACGCCGGGCGCACCCTGCACGGCGTGGTCACCTCCACCTGGCTGCGCGGCCGGCGCGTCATGGCCGACGGCCGCCTCACGGGCCCGCAGGGCCGCCTCCTCACCCCCACCCCTTGA
- a CDS encoding ABC transporter substrate-binding protein, with protein sequence MTRDRSGPTAAMAENTRRARPGVARFDTLGQCERLDVRGCDLVLHERVRRWATLMPETGRTAVCFVWITEDGGWARVDLAAPPTAEGRPITVTAAVRRCDPPYGLTLRELDVLTLLAGGLTNGSVAHYLGTSPRTVGKQVESLLDKLGQPSRAAAAAFAVDSGLLRLPVPGGCAELSALGAGMLDALDRGRPAPPRFAGAPRPGTRHFVPRPLTVGLMAPLLGAYGADGEELRRGAELAVAEVNARGGVAGRPLELASFALDNQDAASVDAAFRAVADHDLAALVGSYLLVDERPSYERAAAYGLPYLNVGSSDLQAAWVASEPTVFGNVFQAGPRRSNYVRGFLRFAAHTSAAGLWRPGRRTVGVVEPGVADGEILGERGADLVEAAGWRVQFRIRSGPPYDDWTRVLEQVRRTAPDALLLGNHPPVAMAAFQRAFARDPSPTLVYNVYTPSVPAYLAEAGEAAEGVVWASVTGRYGDARGAGFARDYARLHGRAPGHGLAGAGYDQVQVLARAWSGLDAPGRPAETVAALRHVVHRGVNGAYFLGAAGQTNAAYPDESPDPSLSQAPLVYQVQGGRSRAVHPAPYAEASFRPPPWLARAAR encoded by the coding sequence ATGACGCGCGACCGTTCCGGGCCCACCGCGGCCATGGCCGAGAACACGCGGCGGGCCCGGCCGGGGGTGGCCCGTTTCGACACCCTGGGCCAGTGCGAGCGGCTCGACGTGCGCGGCTGCGACCTCGTGCTGCACGAGCGGGTGCGCCGCTGGGCGACCCTGATGCCGGAGACGGGCCGGACCGCCGTCTGCTTCGTGTGGATCACCGAGGACGGCGGCTGGGCCCGCGTCGACCTCGCCGCGCCGCCCACCGCCGAGGGCCGCCCCATCACCGTGACCGCCGCGGTGCGCCGCTGCGATCCGCCCTACGGGCTCACGCTGCGCGAACTGGACGTGCTCACCCTGCTCGCGGGCGGGCTGACCAACGGCTCCGTCGCCCACTACCTGGGCACCAGCCCCCGTACCGTCGGCAAGCAGGTCGAATCTCTGCTGGACAAGCTGGGCCAGCCGAGCCGCGCCGCCGCGGCGGCCTTCGCCGTGGACAGCGGCCTGCTGCGGCTGCCCGTGCCCGGCGGCTGCGCGGAACTGTCCGCGCTCGGCGCCGGCATGCTGGACGCGCTCGACCGGGGGCGCCCGGCCCCGCCCCGGTTCGCGGGCGCCCCGCGCCCCGGCACCCGCCACTTCGTGCCCCGACCCCTGACCGTCGGCCTCATGGCCCCGCTGCTCGGCGCCTACGGCGCCGACGGCGAGGAACTGCGCCGGGGCGCCGAACTCGCCGTCGCCGAGGTGAACGCGCGCGGCGGGGTCGCCGGACGCCCGCTGGAGCTGGCGTCCTTCGCGCTCGACAACCAGGACGCGGCCTCGGTCGACGCGGCCTTCCGCGCCGTCGCCGACCACGACCTGGCCGCCCTGGTCGGCTCCTACCTGCTGGTCGACGAACGCCCCAGCTACGAGCGGGCCGCCGCATACGGCCTCCCGTACCTCAACGTGGGCAGCAGCGACCTGCAGGCCGCCTGGGTCGCCTCCGAACCCACCGTCTTCGGCAACGTCTTCCAGGCGGGCCCGCGCCGCAGCAACTACGTGCGCGGCTTCCTGCGCTTCGCCGCCCACACCTCGGCGGCCGGGCTGTGGCGTCCCGGCCGGCGCACCGTCGGCGTGGTCGAACCGGGCGTCGCGGACGGGGAGATCCTCGGCGAGCGGGGCGCCGACCTCGTCGAGGCGGCCGGCTGGCGGGTGCAGTTCCGGATCAGGTCCGGACCGCCCTACGACGACTGGACGCGGGTGCTGGAGCAGGTGCGGCGCACCGCCCCGGACGCGCTGCTGCTCGGCAACCACCCGCCCGTGGCGATGGCCGCCTTCCAGCGTGCCTTCGCCCGCGACCCCTCACCGACCCTCGTCTACAACGTGTACACGCCGTCGGTGCCCGCCTACCTCGCGGAGGCGGGGGAGGCCGCCGAGGGCGTGGTGTGGGCCAGCGTCACCGGCCGCTACGGCGACGCCCGCGGCGCCGGGTTCGCGCGGGACTACGCCCGGCTGCACGGCCGCGCGCCCGGACACGGCCTCGCCGGCGCCGGGTACGACCAGGTCCAGGTCCTCGCGCGGGCCTGGAGCGGCCTCGACGCGCCGGGCCGGCCGGCCGAGACCGTGGCCGCGCTGCGCCACGTCGTGCACCGCGGTGTCAACGGGGCCTACTTCCTGGGGGCGGCGGGCCAGACCAACGCCGCCTACCCGGACGAGAGCCCGGACCCGTCGCTGTCCCAGGCGCCGCTGGTCTACCAGGTGCAGGGCGGGCGCAGCCGGGCGGTGCACCCGGCGCCCTACGCCGAGGCGTCGTTCCGCCCGCCCCCGTGGCTGGCGCGGGCGGCCCGCTGA
- a CDS encoding hydantoinase B/oxoprolinase family protein, translated as MALDASRLGLIQAAFSSITREMATDLRRAAFSSIVREARDYSVALTDARGEVVDQAECIPIMTAGISFAIRGLADAVDLTTLTEDDALLMNDPFNGGQHLQDIYLFTPVFVDGRLAAFAASVAHHVDIGGGSPGLNATATEIYQEGLRLPLSRFSVSRDWGRGGFVEELVRANVRVPDLVVGDLNAQFAANRTAAIRLREAAARFGTDDCLSAMEQLKDYAERRTRAALGRIPDGVYTSVQTLDASPWDAGTVEVRVRVTVDGDRLHLDFTGTGDQVEGNVNCPPASTVSAALSAVRCLLDEPDIPFNEGCNRPITVHAPLGSILNPRSPAAVRSRLTPASRVFDAVVDALGAQVPERSAATGFDTTTAFTVSHLDRSTGDYQVVLEILGGGWGACDAHDGADALDNPVSNCANAPVEALESDYSHFRVVEYALHEDSGGTGAHRGGHGIRRTYEAVTDGVDVAGYADRHRAGAPGLDGAEAGRPGNFAITRADGSVVDLPVVFHERLGAGDRISVVTGGGGGHGAGTPAPEAN; from the coding sequence ATGGCACTCGACGCCTCCCGGCTGGGCCTGATCCAGGCCGCGTTCTCCTCCATCACCCGCGAGATGGCCACCGACCTGCGGCGCGCCGCGTTCTCCTCGATCGTCCGGGAGGCCCGGGACTACTCGGTGGCGCTCACCGACGCCCGGGGCGAGGTGGTCGACCAGGCCGAATGCATCCCGATCATGACGGCGGGCATCTCGTTCGCCATCCGGGGGCTGGCCGACGCCGTCGACCTCACCACCCTCACCGAGGACGACGCGCTGCTCATGAACGACCCGTTCAACGGCGGCCAGCACCTCCAGGACATCTACCTGTTCACGCCGGTCTTCGTGGACGGACGGCTGGCGGCCTTCGCCGCGAGCGTCGCCCACCACGTCGACATCGGCGGTGGCAGCCCCGGTCTCAACGCCACCGCCACCGAGATCTACCAGGAGGGCCTGCGCCTGCCGCTGAGCCGCTTCTCCGTCTCGCGGGACTGGGGCCGCGGCGGCTTCGTGGAGGAACTGGTCCGGGCCAACGTCCGGGTGCCCGACCTGGTCGTCGGCGACCTCAACGCCCAGTTCGCCGCCAACCGCACGGCCGCCATCCGGCTGCGGGAGGCCGCCGCCCGCTTCGGCACCGACGACTGCCTGAGCGCGATGGAACAGCTCAAGGACTACGCCGAGCGGCGCACCCGGGCCGCCCTCGGCCGCATCCCGGACGGCGTCTACACCTCGGTGCAGACCCTCGACGCCTCCCCGTGGGACGCCGGCACGGTGGAGGTCCGGGTCCGCGTCACCGTGGACGGCGACCGGCTCCACCTCGACTTCACCGGCACCGGCGACCAGGTCGAGGGCAACGTCAACTGCCCGCCCGCCTCCACCGTCTCCGCCGCCCTGAGCGCCGTGCGCTGTCTGCTCGACGAGCCGGACATCCCGTTCAACGAGGGCTGCAACCGGCCGATCACCGTCCACGCCCCGCTCGGCAGCATCCTCAACCCCCGTTCCCCGGCCGCCGTCCGCAGCCGCCTCACCCCGGCCAGCCGGGTCTTCGACGCGGTCGTCGATGCGCTCGGCGCCCAGGTCCCCGAACGGTCCGCGGCGACCGGCTTCGACACCACGACCGCGTTCACGGTGAGCCACCTCGACCGCTCCACCGGCGACTACCAGGTGGTGCTGGAGATCCTGGGCGGCGGCTGGGGCGCCTGCGACGCGCACGACGGCGCCGACGCGCTCGACAACCCGGTCTCCAACTGCGCCAACGCGCCCGTGGAGGCCCTGGAGTCGGACTACTCCCACTTCCGCGTCGTCGAGTACGCCCTGCACGAGGACTCCGGCGGAACCGGCGCCCACCGCGGCGGCCACGGCATCCGGCGCACCTACGAGGCCGTCACCGACGGCGTCGACGTCGCCGGGTACGCCGACCGGCACCGCGCCGGCGCCCCCGGACTGGACGGCGCCGAGGCGGGCCGCCCCGGCAACTTCGCCATCACCCGGGCCGACGGCTCGGTGGTGGACCTGCCCGTCGTCTTCCACGAGCGGCTGGGCGCCGGGGACCGCATCAGCGTCGTCACCGGCGGCGGGGGCGGCCACGGCGCGGGCACCCCGGCTCCCGAAGCGAACTGA
- a CDS encoding IclR family transcriptional regulator, with protein MPTSSASTTDPARPAPGGVQSLERAFDLLERMADAGGEVGLSELSASSGLPLPTIHRLMRTLVACGYVRQQPNRRYALGPRLIRLGESASRLLGTWARPHLARLVEETGETANMALLDGDEIVYVAQVPSKHSMRMFTEVGRRVLPHSTGVGKALLADVPPEEVRALLRRTGMPAATDKTITTPDGFVAALAEVRRQGYAIDDNEQEIGVRCLAVSVPDSPTAAAISISGPAGRVTEEATGRIVPVLQQVAAELSESLRNSAAASAS; from the coding sequence GTGCCGACGTCCAGCGCCAGCACCACCGACCCCGCGAGGCCCGCCCCGGGCGGCGTCCAGTCCCTGGAGCGCGCCTTCGACCTGCTCGAACGGATGGCGGACGCGGGCGGCGAGGTCGGGCTGAGCGAGCTGTCCGCGAGCAGCGGCCTGCCCCTGCCGACCATCCACCGTCTGATGCGCACCCTCGTGGCCTGCGGCTACGTACGCCAGCAGCCGAACCGGCGGTACGCGCTCGGCCCCCGTCTGATCCGGCTCGGCGAGTCCGCCTCCCGCCTCCTCGGCACCTGGGCCCGGCCGCACCTGGCCCGCCTCGTCGAGGAGACCGGCGAGACGGCCAACATGGCGCTGCTCGACGGGGACGAGATCGTGTACGTCGCGCAGGTGCCGTCCAAGCACTCGATGCGGATGTTCACCGAGGTCGGCCGGCGGGTACTGCCGCACTCCACCGGCGTCGGCAAGGCGCTCCTCGCCGACGTGCCGCCGGAGGAGGTGCGGGCCCTGCTGCGCCGTACCGGCATGCCGGCCGCGACCGACAAGACCATCACCACGCCGGACGGGTTCGTCGCCGCGCTGGCGGAGGTGCGCCGCCAGGGGTACGCGATCGACGACAACGAGCAGGAGATCGGCGTGCGCTGCCTGGCCGTCTCCGTGCCCGACTCCCCCACCGCCGCCGCCATCTCGATCTCCGGGCCGGCCGGCCGCGTCACCGAGGAGGCGACCGGGCGGATCGTGCCCGTGCTCCAGCAGGTGGCCGCGGAACTGTCGGAGTCCCTCCGCAACTCGGCTGCCGCCTCGGCATCCTGA
- a CDS encoding dihydrofolate reductase family protein, which translates to MGKLVLTSFVTLDGVYQAPGGPDEDTRGGFRQGGWSVPYGDEDFGAFMTGVFDRVGAFLLGRRTYEIFASYWPAKTDPQDPIASRLNGLPKYVASTTLTDPSWAGTTVLGGDLAKEVAAVKERTEGELQVHGSGDLAASLFDLGLVDTVHLLTFPVVLGDGRRLFPRGVRPTAFRHTGGHVTAAGVCVQSYDRTGSPSYGSY; encoded by the coding sequence ATGGGCAAGCTCGTCCTCACCTCGTTCGTCACCCTCGACGGCGTGTACCAGGCCCCCGGAGGTCCCGACGAGGACACCCGCGGCGGCTTCCGCCAGGGCGGCTGGAGCGTCCCGTACGGCGACGAGGACTTCGGCGCCTTCATGACCGGCGTCTTCGACCGCGTCGGCGCCTTCCTCCTGGGCCGCCGCACCTACGAGATCTTCGCCTCCTACTGGCCGGCGAAGACCGACCCGCAGGACCCCATCGCCTCCCGGCTCAACGGGCTGCCGAAGTACGTCGCCTCCACCACCCTCACCGACCCGTCCTGGGCGGGCACCACCGTGCTCGGCGGGGACCTCGCCAAGGAGGTGGCGGCCGTGAAGGAGCGCACCGAGGGCGAACTCCAGGTGCACGGCAGCGGCGACCTCGCCGCCTCCCTGTTCGACCTGGGCCTGGTCGACACCGTGCACCTGCTGACCTTCCCCGTGGTCCTCGGCGACGGCCGCCGGCTCTTCCCGCGGGGGGTGCGGCCCACCGCCTTCCGGCACACCGGCGGCCACGTCACCGCCGCCGGCGTCTGCGTCCAGTCGTACGACCGCACGGGCAGCCCCTCGTACGGCTCCTACTGA
- a CDS encoding Gfo/Idh/MocA family oxidoreductase encodes MRIGIIGTGRIGTVHANTLSRHRDVGSLILTDANLGRAQELAHRLGETAAPGVDEIFRWGVDAVVITTATPAHAELIGRAARSGLPVFCEKPIALDVPGTLAAIAEVEAAGTVLQMGFQRRFDAGYTGAREAVRSGRLGRLHTVRAVTSDQEPPPEAYLPQSGGLFRDTLVHDFDMVRWVTGREVAEVYAAGSDAGPPVFRAVGDVDTGAAVLTLDDGTLATVTATRLNGAGYDVRMELAGERDQIVVGLDDRTPIASTEPTGPPAADKPWTGFVERFAPAYEAELSAFVQVVRGERTNPCDGREALQALRVAEACEVSRRERRAVRPAEIPGAPLPEPGLGTFGGR; translated from the coding sequence ATGCGCATCGGGATCATCGGTACGGGCCGCATCGGCACCGTCCACGCCAACACACTCAGTCGCCACCGCGACGTCGGATCCCTGATCCTGACCGACGCGAACCTGGGCCGGGCCCAGGAGCTGGCCCACCGGCTGGGCGAGACGGCCGCGCCGGGGGTGGACGAGATCTTCCGCTGGGGCGTGGACGCGGTGGTGATCACCACGGCGACACCGGCCCACGCCGAGCTGATCGGCCGGGCGGCCCGCTCCGGGTTACCCGTGTTCTGCGAGAAGCCGATCGCGCTGGACGTGCCCGGCACCCTCGCCGCGATCGCCGAGGTGGAGGCGGCCGGGACGGTGCTCCAGATGGGTTTCCAGCGCCGATTCGACGCCGGGTACACCGGGGCCCGGGAGGCGGTGCGCTCCGGCCGGCTGGGGCGGCTGCACACCGTCCGGGCGGTGACCAGCGACCAGGAGCCGCCCCCGGAGGCGTACCTCCCGCAGTCCGGCGGGCTCTTCCGGGACACCCTCGTCCACGACTTCGACATGGTGCGCTGGGTGACCGGCCGGGAGGTCGCCGAGGTGTACGCGGCCGGGTCGGACGCCGGTCCCCCGGTGTTCCGGGCGGTGGGCGACGTCGACACCGGCGCGGCCGTGCTCACGCTGGACGACGGGACGCTGGCCACGGTCACCGCGACCCGGCTGAACGGCGCCGGGTACGACGTGCGCATGGAGCTGGCCGGAGAACGCGACCAGATCGTCGTCGGGCTGGACGACCGCACGCCGATCGCGTCCACCGAGCCGACCGGGCCGCCCGCCGCCGACAAGCCGTGGACCGGCTTCGTGGAGCGCTTCGCCCCCGCCTACGAGGCGGAGCTGTCCGCGTTCGTGCAGGTGGTGCGCGGTGAGCGGACCAACCCGTGCGACGGGCGCGAGGCCCTCCAGGCGCTCCGGGTCGCCGAGGCGTGCGAGGTCTCCCGGCGGGAGCGCCGCGCGGTGCGTCCGGCGGAGATCCCGGGGGCGCCCCTCCCGGAGCCGGGGCTCGGCACCTTCGGCGGCCGGTAG
- the alc gene encoding allantoicase gives MTAQHSAQAARFTGDAKPYGGGDPYADYRTGDLPFTRYANLADRRLGAGAVAANDEFFAQRENLLVPERAEFDPTAFGHKGKVMDGWETRRRRGPAAGTPWPGEDDHDWALIRLGAPGVIRGIVVDTAHFRGNYPQSVSVEATTVHGSPSPEELLADDVKWTTLVPRTPVGGHAANGFPVDTEQRFTHVRLKQHPDGGIARLRVHGEVVPDPEWLAARGAFDVVALENGGQVEDASDRFYSPATNTIQPGRSRKMDDGWETRRRRDRGHDWIRYRLAERSRFRAVEIDTAYLVGNAGGWAALSVRDGEDGEWREVLPRTRLQPDTNHRFVLPEDAVGTHARVDVFPDGGISRLRLFGSLTEDGAARLTARHQELGG, from the coding sequence GTGACGGCCCAGCACAGCGCACAGGCGGCCCGCTTCACCGGCGACGCGAAGCCGTACGGAGGCGGCGACCCGTACGCCGACTACCGCACCGGCGACCTGCCCTTCACCCGGTACGCCAACCTCGCCGACCGGCGGCTCGGCGCCGGGGCCGTCGCCGCCAACGACGAGTTCTTCGCCCAGCGCGAGAACCTGCTGGTGCCCGAGCGGGCCGAGTTCGACCCCACGGCCTTCGGGCACAAGGGCAAGGTCATGGACGGCTGGGAGACCCGCCGCCGGCGCGGCCCCGCCGCCGGGACGCCGTGGCCCGGCGAGGACGACCACGACTGGGCGCTGATCCGGCTCGGCGCGCCCGGCGTCATCCGCGGCATTGTCGTCGACACCGCCCACTTCCGCGGCAACTACCCGCAGTCCGTCTCGGTCGAGGCCACCACCGTGCACGGCTCGCCCTCGCCGGAGGAACTGCTCGCCGACGACGTCAAGTGGACCACCCTCGTCCCGCGCACCCCGGTCGGCGGCCACGCGGCCAACGGCTTCCCCGTCGACACCGAGCAGCGCTTCACCCACGTCCGCCTCAAGCAGCACCCCGACGGGGGCATCGCCCGCCTGCGGGTGCACGGCGAGGTGGTCCCCGACCCCGAGTGGCTCGCCGCCCGCGGCGCCTTCGACGTGGTCGCGCTGGAGAACGGCGGACAGGTCGAGGACGCCTCCGACCGCTTCTACTCGCCGGCCACCAACACCATCCAGCCGGGCCGCTCCCGCAAGATGGACGACGGCTGGGAGACCCGGCGCCGCCGCGACCGGGGCCACGACTGGATCCGCTACCGGCTGGCGGAGCGCTCCCGGTTCCGCGCCGTCGAGATCGACACCGCCTACCTGGTGGGCAACGCGGGCGGCTGGGCCGCGCTGTCGGTGCGCGACGGCGAGGACGGCGAGTGGCGCGAGGTGCTGCCGCGTACCCGGCTCCAGCCCGACACCAACCACCGCTTCGTCCTGCCCGAGGACGCCGTCGGCACTCACGCCCGCGTGGACGTCTTCCCCGACGGCGGCATCTCCCGCCTGCGCCTGTTCGGCTCGCTGACCGAGGACGGCGCGGCCCGCCTCACCGCCCGCCACCAGGAACTGGGCGGCTGA